The region TCCCCTACGAAGGCATACGAAGTACTTCGATGGTCTCGACAACGAGGTACGATAGACTAAATTTTACTCCGCGGTAACGACCGTGTAAAACATACAACATTCGATCATTTAAATAGACCGAGCGCTGATTGAATGACCTCGGTGTGCAGTTGTTCTGAAACTCTGCGGGGCTTCAATGTTTTGATCGAGCGTTTTTCCGTTCCCATGGACACGGCGGCAGGCAGCCAACAACAGAAAGCTGTCGGCAGGAGCAGCGGTCATTTGCCGTGTACGAATTCAGCCGCTATCTCGTCGACAGTCCACACTGTCTACCAACGGTGAATGGACGGGCAAGGTAGCGTTCCGTGCGAACTTCTTCACCAGCTGCCATGGGAAAGATCATTGTGAAGTGTCGCTGCCGCCCGCTTGACCTGTCGCGGGCTAGAAGTTGCGCAGCGTAATGTTCACTTGGCACCTTGTAGTCATGTTGGAGCAAAGATCGCATCTTGGACAATGGCAGCGGAGCGAACTTGGTGTGATGGTCAGGATTTTTCTTACTCGGGTCTTCTAATTCGATGTCTCTCCAACCACATCTCTGAAGTTTGGCTACCTGTTTCCGACGCGCTGTTGTACAGATAGGTATGCGAAGCAACGCGCTCGTGCCGGTTCGCTTCCTGACACTGAGCGCCCACCTGTTGCTCCTGGTGACTCTACTGTGGGTGTACGACGAGAATGTGAGGGCGTGTCTTCCGCGGGACTTCAGCGAGGAGCAGTACACCGCCAAGAGCACCGAGGTGATCGTCGGGCTCTCTCTGGGACTTGTCTTGGCCGTGTTCGAGCTGGTCGGCTTCCTGACCGGCGTCTCAATGTTCTTTCCGTCGCAGGCACTCATCTCGACCGCTTCGCACTGCGCGGCCACCATAGCTCTCGCCTACTACGTGGTCGACTTTTGGGACTGCTCCGCTTACTGGTGGATATTCGCCTTTTGCAGCGTTCTGCCTGCATTCGCGGAACTGTGTGTGATTATAGGCGTCGTGTTCTTCAAGAAGATTCCCTGATCGAGGCAAGGACATCATGTAAGCCTGTGGGTGACTGCTTGGTTTTATACCTGACAAGTGAGACTCACAAGTGTGCCGCGGCGCACGTGTCTTCTTGTGTTAAATCTAACATTTAAAAACAGTAGTAACCTCAAAAATAAACCAGTTAATTTGTGTTTTGTCCAATGCA is a window of Amblyomma americanum isolate KBUSLIRL-KWMA chromosome 4, ASM5285725v1, whole genome shotgun sequence DNA encoding:
- the LOC144127499 gene encoding transmembrane protein 107-like, encoding MRSNALVPVRFLTLSAHLLLLVTLLWVYDENVRACLPRDFSEEQYTAKSTEVIVGLSLGLVLAVFELVGFLTGVSMFFPSQALISTASHCAATIALAYYVVDFWDCSAYWWIFAFCSVLPAFAELCVIIGVVFFKKIP